The proteins below come from a single Iocasia fonsfrigidae genomic window:
- the secA gene encoding preprotein translocase subunit SecA — translation MLNLIKKIFKDPNQKELERLQPIVDEINGLEESIKKLTDSELKDKTTEFRKRLAAGETLDDLLPEAFAVVREAAQRSTEEGFRPYDVQLIGGIVLHEGKIAEMKTGEGKTLAATLPVYLNALTGKGVHVITVNDYLARRDSEWMGQIYRFLGLSVGVILNGMTAAERKEAYNCDITYGTNNEFGFDYLRDNMALRPEDVVQGELNYAILDEIDSILIDEARTPLIISGPVQESTRDYTKFNRIIPKLVRDQDYEMDEKNRSVHLTEEGTKRIEKALNISNIYDEEHIKLTHQLNQALKAYTLMKKDRDYIVKDGEVKIVDEFTGRVMEGRRFSEGLHQAIEAKEGVQINKESQTFASITYQNYFRMYDKLAGMTGTAETEEEEFIKIYGMEVVVIPTNEPMIRDDMPDLIFATEEQKFRAAVEEVVKLYEKGQPVLVGTVDIDKSEELSRRLKKRGVTHNVLNAKNHEREADIIKDAGQRKSVTIATNMAGRGTDIVLGEGVKGLGGLHVLGTERHESRRIDNQLRGRSGRQGDPGSSQFYVSLEDDLMRLFGSDNIKGLLGKMGMNEGEPIEHKLITRSLERAQKTVEGRNFEIRKTILEYDNIMNKQREIIYKQRREVLFADDLKDIILGMLEKVIEDVIELYISEEIHPDEWDLSGMINYFEQHNISLDCKPADLKDMSQAEIEEFLCTRAKRVYQEKEEEIGSEVMGDLVKFISLRIIDRKWMNHLDNMDELRQGIGLRAYGQKDPLTEYKFESYDMFNEMTSSIREDIIKNLFRLELRDDSPDLSRIERNNLQYQKSSEQSSGRGKRSSREQDKKRQPVVKVEKPGRNDPCPCGSGKKYKKCCGR, via the coding sequence ATGTTAAATCTTATTAAAAAGATATTTAAAGATCCTAATCAAAAGGAATTAGAACGTTTACAACCCATTGTTGATGAGATTAATGGTCTGGAAGAGTCGATTAAAAAACTGACTGACTCTGAATTAAAGGATAAGACCACTGAATTCAGAAAACGCCTGGCAGCAGGCGAAACCCTGGATGACTTGCTACCGGAGGCCTTTGCCGTTGTCAGAGAGGCAGCTCAGCGTTCTACAGAAGAGGGTTTCAGGCCTTATGATGTACAGCTGATAGGTGGGATAGTATTACATGAGGGTAAGATTGCTGAGATGAAAACAGGTGAAGGTAAGACCCTGGCAGCTACCCTGCCTGTTTATTTAAATGCCCTGACTGGTAAGGGGGTTCATGTCATAACTGTTAATGACTATCTGGCCAGAAGGGATAGTGAATGGATGGGGCAGATTTATAGGTTTCTCGGTTTATCAGTAGGGGTTATTTTAAATGGAATGACTGCTGCTGAGAGGAAGGAGGCTTATAATTGTGATATTACCTATGGAACAAATAATGAATTTGGTTTTGACTATCTACGGGATAATATGGCCTTAAGGCCTGAAGATGTTGTCCAGGGTGAATTAAATTATGCTATCCTTGATGAGATTGATAGTATTTTAATTGATGAGGCCAGAACCCCTTTGATTATTTCTGGTCCTGTCCAGGAATCTACCCGGGATTACACTAAATTTAATCGGATTATTCCTAAGTTAGTCAGGGATCAAGACTATGAAATGGATGAAAAGAACAGGTCGGTCCACCTTACTGAAGAGGGGACTAAGAGAATAGAAAAGGCCCTTAATATTTCCAATATATATGATGAAGAACACATTAAATTAACTCATCAATTAAACCAGGCTTTAAAGGCTTACACCCTGATGAAAAAGGACCGTGACTATATTGTTAAAGATGGTGAGGTTAAGATAGTAGATGAGTTTACTGGTCGAGTTATGGAGGGGCGCCGTTTTAGTGAAGGTTTACACCAGGCAATAGAGGCTAAAGAGGGCGTTCAGATTAATAAAGAAAGCCAGACTTTTGCCAGTATAACCTATCAAAATTATTTCCGTATGTATGATAAGCTGGCCGGAATGACAGGGACTGCTGAGACAGAGGAAGAGGAATTTATCAAGATATATGGGATGGAAGTAGTAGTAATACCTACTAATGAGCCGATGATCAGGGATGATATGCCTGATTTAATTTTTGCTACTGAAGAACAGAAATTTAGAGCGGCTGTAGAAGAGGTAGTAAAATTATATGAGAAAGGACAACCTGTTCTTGTTGGGACAGTAGATATTGACAAATCAGAGGAACTCAGCAGGAGGCTAAAAAAACGAGGTGTAACACATAATGTCTTAAATGCCAAAAATCATGAGAGAGAGGCAGATATCATTAAGGATGCCGGACAGAGAAAGAGTGTTACCATTGCAACCAATATGGCCGGTAGAGGGACAGATATAGTGCTTGGTGAGGGTGTTAAAGGATTAGGTGGTCTACATGTCCTGGGAACAGAGCGGCATGAAAGCCGGCGGATAGATAATCAGCTGCGCGGACGTTCGGGGCGTCAGGGGGACCCTGGTTCTTCACAGTTCTATGTTTCACTGGAAGATGATCTAATGCGGCTTTTTGGTTCTGATAATATTAAGGGTTTATTGGGAAAAATGGGCATGAATGAAGGTGAGCCTATTGAGCATAAACTAATAACCCGTTCCCTGGAACGGGCTCAGAAGACTGTTGAGGGTCGCAATTTTGAAATAAGGAAGACCATTCTGGAATATGATAATATAATGAATAAACAAAGGGAAATAATATATAAACAGAGGAGAGAGGTTTTATTTGCTGACGACCTCAAGGATATTATTCTGGGGATGCTGGAAAAGGTCATAGAGGATGTTATAGAATTATATATATCGGAAGAGATTCACCCTGATGAATGGGACCTTAGTGGGATGATTAATTACTTTGAGCAGCATAATATATCCCTGGACTGTAAACCAGCTGACTTAAAAGATATGTCCCAGGCTGAAATAGAGGAGTTTCTATGTACTAGAGCAAAGAGGGTTTATCAGGAGAAGGAAGAAGAGATTGGTAGTGAAGTAATGGGGGATCTAGTGAAGTTTATTTCCCTCAGGATTATTGACCGGAAATGGATGAATCATCTGGATAATATGGATGAACTCAGGCAGGGAATAGGACTAAGGGCTTATGGACAGAAAGACCCCTTGACCGAGTATAAATTTGAATCCTATGATATGTTCAATGAAATGACAAGCTCTATCAGGGAGGATATTATTAAAAATCTCTTTAGACTTGAACTGAGGGATGATTCCCCTGATTTAAGCAGGATTGAGAGGAATAATTTGCAGTATCAAAAAAGTAGTGAACAGTCCTCTGGTCGGGGGAAAAGAAGCAGCAGGGAGCAGGATAAAAAAAGACAACCTGTCGTTAAGGTAGAGAAACCCGGTAGAAATGACCCCTGCCCCTGTGGTAGTGGGAAAAAATATAAAAAATGTTGTGGGAGGTAA
- the prfB gene encoding peptide chain release factor 2 (programmed frameshift): protein MAENEILFRLNEARDKLNDLRDALDLAGLMKKKGKLEEEMSRPDFWDKPAEAQKTARKANRIKNRIKQFVSLEEQLDEGELLLGLSAEDGGEQLSSELNETIDLLERELEKLELQLMLSGKYDDRNAILSIHPGAGGTESQDWAEMLLRMYSRWAESNGYDLKILDFLAGDEAGIKSVTLLIAGDYAYGYLRGERGVHRLVRISPFDSSGRRHTSFASVDVMPEIDEDVEVDIEPNDLKIETYRASGAGGQHVNKTDSAVRITHQPTGLVVQCQNERSQHKNKKMAMTILKSRLIELMEEMQAEKIAELRGEHKEIAWGNQIRSYVFHPYNMIKDHRTGLEEGNVKKVMDGYLDDFIEAFLTDRIGEGSGQ, encoded by the exons ATGGCAGAAAATGAGATACTCTTTCGACTTAATGAGGCTAGAGATAAATTAAATGATTTGAGGGATGCACTT GACCTCGCTGGTCTAATGAAGAAGAAAGGAAAGCTAGAAGAGGAAATGAGCAGACCTGATTTCTGGGATAAGCCTGCCGAGGCTCAGAAAACTGCTCGCAAGGCTAACAGGATCAAAAACCGCATCAAACAGTTTGTTTCACTGGAAGAACAACTTGATGAGGGGGAACTCCTCCTGGGGTTGAGTGCTGAAGATGGGGGAGAACAGTTAAGTAGTGAGTTAAATGAGACGATTGATCTCCTGGAGAGAGAGCTGGAGAAATTAGAATTACAGCTGATGTTGAGTGGTAAGTATGATGATAGAAATGCTATTCTATCAATCCATCCTGGTGCAGGTGGTACTGAATCTCAGGACTGGGCTGAGATGCTGCTCAGGATGTACAGCAGGTGGGCTGAAAGTAATGGTTATGACCTAAAAATACTTGACTTTTTAGCAGGGGATGAGGCTGGTATTAAGAGTGTAACACTGCTTATTGCTGGTGATTATGCCTATGGTTATTTAAGGGGTGAGCGCGGTGTGCACCGCCTGGTCCGTATCTCTCCTTTTGATTCATCAGGCAGGCGCCATACCTCTTTTGCCTCAGTTGACGTCATGCCTGAGATAGATGAGGATGTGGAAGTAGATATTGAGCCCAATGATCTCAAGATTGAGACTTATAGAGCCAGTGGTGCTGGTGGCCAGCATGTTAATAAAACAGATTCAGCTGTCAGGATAACCCATCAACCAACAGGTCTTGTAGTACAGTGTCAGAATGAACGTTCCCAACATAAGAATAAAAAAATGGCGATGACTATTCTTAAGTCACGTTTAATAGAGTTGATGGAAGAAATGCAGGCCGAGAAGATTGCTGAATTGAGGGGAGAACATAAGGAGATAGCCTGGGGAAATCAGATACGCTCTTATGTTTTCCACCCCTATAATATGATCAAAGACCACCGCACTGGTTTGGAAGAAGGTAATGTCAAGAAGGTTATGGATGGTTATCTGGATGATTTTATAGAGGCCTTTCTAACTGATAGAATTGGTGAAGGGAGCGGGCAATGA
- a CDS encoding LmeA family phospholipid-binding protein — protein sequence MKKRPWKYIFLFLILILAAQLLLPVVAERKLNKIILSQVEEIGELDIELVSFPSMEILLGKIDFVEISAEKPVYQDLLIRSLDVKYRDVLLKGNTFEGENTYLRILITEDDLNNYLKHTSPDLADLKISLKPDQVLLVGKVPFLNTSLNLRITGGFLVKNEENKVVFQPEEMKVERVNIPVNLLSKYIEDAYFTLDLNQLNFPLEIDKVKVEEGQIIIANDG from the coding sequence ATGAAAAAAAGACCCTGGAAGTATATTTTCTTATTTTTAATACTAATACTGGCTGCCCAACTACTGCTACCTGTTGTTGCGGAGAGAAAACTAAACAAGATTATTTTATCTCAGGTAGAGGAAATAGGTGAACTTGATATTGAGCTGGTTTCTTTTCCCTCAATGGAGATTTTGCTTGGTAAGATAGACTTTGTGGAGATATCTGCGGAAAAACCGGTTTATCAGGATTTGTTGATCAGGTCTTTAGATGTAAAGTATAGGGATGTGCTTTTAAAGGGAAATACCTTTGAGGGGGAGAATACCTATCTCAGAATACTTATTACAGAGGATGATTTAAATAATTACCTTAAGCATACATCCCCTGACCTGGCTGATCTGAAGATTTCCCTGAAACCTGATCAGGTTCTCCTGGTTGGAAAGGTTCCTTTTTTAAATACCAGCCTTAATCTCAGGATAACTGGTGGTTTTTTAGTTAAAAATGAAGAGAATAAAGTAGTTTTTCAGCCGGAAGAAATGAAGGTTGAAAGGGTTAATATCCCTGTAAATCTGCTTAGTAAATATATTGAAGATGCCTATTTTACCCTGGATCTAAATCAGCTTAATTTTCCACTTGAAATTGATAAGGTTAAAGTTGAAGAAGGTCAGATTATTATAGCTAACGATGGTTAA
- a CDS encoding DUF5693 family protein — MRKKFLLIIFILALFVSLLGVYGRYKIDNSSNGVELIMDYKALASLDRNEIKFLGELKEAGLTAVAVLPDTIKELVNTNRVNLIKGNELIRAGVISGRTNLLMESFQISRDSAVLYIDSSSLIKGFLDRLPSWQEEYGLDYLLAGDELLVFFEKWHDKYLSLGIGFEEGLITEIRKAGLKIVPRIDNNKLTNKEQLALLADYSPRYLIFNGTEVTGYQEGSKEGIRETANLMLDHDIIFGMIEPFIARQAGAASLAHLLDYRLLRVHSIQQAEMDSNQAKYSLDNIVNRYYRAVKERNVRLLYLKPFLKEKDNKKPDKLTEEFIASLAVRLKTAGYLPGQAELYRDYENSFLALLLIGLGITVAGIILLGYLINKDILKWSYLMMGLVIIVEVLLFYKGRGIFLRKVLALASAIIFPTLAVVTQVLNKEEESLLLKFLKTAAISLLGGVFLTASLAHTSFVLKINQFVGVKLAFVLPLILISFYYFKTIDYRFNDRQGSFLEKLNRLLDYNLKLKHLVLLFVLAVGGFVYIGRTGNYPLLPVSGIELHLRESLEKLLIARPRFKEFLIGHPFLVLALGMVKEFKNKLLFYPFLLLASIGQITVLNSFSHIHTPLLITVIRVFHGLWLGLLLGYILLSSFRYLVKRFA, encoded by the coding sequence ATGAGGAAAAAATTTTTGCTAATTATTTTTATACTGGCATTATTTGTATCTCTGCTGGGTGTTTATGGCAGATATAAGATAGATAATTCCAGTAATGGTGTAGAATTGATAATGGATTATAAGGCCCTTGCTTCCTTAGACCGCAATGAAATAAAATTTTTGGGGGAATTAAAGGAGGCAGGTCTTACAGCTGTAGCAGTCCTTCCTGATACAATCAAGGAGCTTGTTAATACTAATAGGGTTAATTTAATTAAGGGTAATGAATTAATTAGAGCTGGAGTTATTTCAGGTAGGACCAATCTATTAATGGAGTCTTTTCAAATTAGCAGGGATTCAGCAGTATTGTATATTGACAGTAGTTCATTAATTAAGGGATTTCTGGATAGATTGCCTTCCTGGCAAGAAGAGTATGGGCTTGATTATTTGCTGGCAGGGGATGAATTACTTGTTTTCTTTGAAAAGTGGCATGATAAATACCTTTCTTTAGGAATTGGTTTTGAAGAGGGACTAATCACAGAAATAAGAAAGGCTGGATTAAAAATAGTCCCCAGAATAGATAATAATAAATTGACAAATAAGGAACAACTGGCTCTACTGGCTGATTATTCTCCCCGGTATCTCATTTTTAATGGTACAGAGGTAACTGGTTATCAGGAGGGTAGTAAAGAGGGGATCAGGGAAACAGCCAATCTTATGTTAGATCATGATATAATATTTGGTATGATTGAACCCTTTATTGCCAGGCAGGCAGGTGCAGCAAGCCTGGCCCATCTACTTGATTATAGATTACTGAGGGTACATAGTATTCAACAGGCTGAGATGGATAGTAATCAGGCTAAATACAGTCTGGATAATATAGTAAATAGGTATTACAGAGCTGTTAAGGAGCGAAATGTCAGATTATTATACCTCAAACCATTCCTAAAAGAGAAAGATAATAAAAAGCCCGATAAACTAACAGAGGAGTTCATTGCCAGCCTTGCAGTCAGGCTGAAAACAGCTGGCTATCTGCCTGGTCAGGCAGAACTTTATAGGGATTATGAAAATAGTTTCTTAGCTTTATTATTGATTGGTCTGGGTATTACTGTTGCTGGTATAATCTTACTGGGATATTTGATTAATAAGGATATTTTAAAGTGGTCATACTTGATGATGGGTTTAGTTATTATAGTTGAGGTCTTACTCTTTTATAAAGGCAGAGGGATTTTCTTACGTAAAGTACTGGCTCTGGCAAGTGCTATTATTTTCCCCACACTGGCTGTAGTTACACAAGTCCTCAATAAAGAGGAGGAGAGCTTGTTGCTTAAATTTTTGAAGACAGCGGCTATTTCCTTGCTTGGAGGCGTCTTTTTGACTGCTTCTTTAGCCCATACCAGTTTTGTCTTAAAAATAAATCAATTTGTTGGTGTCAAATTAGCTTTTGTGCTACCGCTTATTTTAATATCATTCTATTATTTTAAGACAATAGATTATCGGTTTAACGATAGGCAGGGTTCTTTCCTGGAGAAACTGAACAGGCTGTTAGATTATAATCTTAAACTTAAACACCTGGTATTATTATTTGTGCTTGCTGTAGGTGGTTTTGTTTATATAGGTCGTACAGGTAATTATCCCTTACTCCCTGTGTCAGGGATAGAGTTACACCTCCGTGAGTCTCTGGAAAAACTACTTATTGCCCGGCCGAGGTTTAAAGAATTTCTTATCGGTCATCCTTTTCTTGTGCTGGCCTTAGGAATGGTTAAGGAGTTTAAGAATAAATTATTGTTTTATCCATTTTTATTACTGGCTTCAATTGGACAGATTACTGTTCTGAATTCATTTTCACATATCCATACACCACTTTTAATTACTGTTATCAGGGTTTTTCATGGGTTGTGGCTTGGTTTATTATTAGGATATATTTTATTATCTAGCTTTAGATATCTTGTAAAGCGCTTTGCTTAG
- the csaB gene encoding polysaccharide pyruvyl transferase CsaB, with amino-acid sequence MAKIVISGYYGFDNMGDEAVLNAMLISFRELADQLEIVVLSGAPQKTAARYGVKAVKRNNYREVFKEIKSCDLFISGGGSLLQDVTGWKSIPFYLGQLMLASLLGKKTMLFGQGIGPIKSKLYRQLAALIIKKVDLVTVRDEESRDFLIGLGLKGKDIAVTADPVFCLSPGDNKQIQGRELLAEEGIKADSKLIGISVRPWAGEGYLKEIAKAVKELSAVNDGEVLIIPMHPAYDLTVSEKLLELLDGQVNILSGDYTPLEMIAIFGELDFLLGVRLHSLIFSLIQGIPFVAISYDPKVDSLLKSLRITAGMDINKLNGDTLKRVCQTVLSNTEQFNLVIEGQLVRLRKKALWNTEFALGLLGDDSIDRS; translated from the coding sequence GTGGCAAAGATAGTTATCTCTGGTTATTATGGTTTTGATAATATGGGTGATGAAGCAGTTTTAAATGCGATGCTGATTTCTTTTAGAGAACTGGCTGATCAGCTGGAAATAGTTGTGCTATCAGGTGCTCCTCAAAAGACTGCTGCTAGGTATGGGGTTAAGGCTGTAAAAAGAAATAATTACAGAGAAGTCTTCAAGGAGATTAAATCCTGTGATTTATTTATCAGCGGTGGTGGTAGTCTCTTACAGGATGTTACGGGCTGGAAGAGTATTCCCTTCTACCTTGGCCAGCTTATGCTGGCTAGTTTACTGGGGAAGAAGACTATGTTGTTTGGACAGGGTATCGGGCCGATAAAAAGCAAACTATACCGCCAACTGGCAGCCTTGATAATTAAAAAGGTTGACCTTGTAACAGTGCGTGATGAGGAATCTCGTGATTTTTTAATAGGGCTCGGCTTAAAGGGAAAGGATATAGCTGTAACAGCAGACCCTGTTTTTTGTTTATCCCCTGGAGATAATAAGCAGATACAGGGGAGAGAGCTTCTGGCAGAGGAGGGTATTAAGGCTGATAGTAAGCTGATTGGTATTTCCGTTAGGCCGTGGGCTGGTGAGGGTTATTTAAAGGAAATAGCTAAAGCTGTTAAAGAACTCTCTGCTGTCAATGATGGGGAGGTTTTAATAATACCGATGCACCCAGCCTATGACCTGACTGTTAGTGAAAAATTACTGGAACTACTGGATGGTCAAGTTAATATCTTAAGTGGTGATTATACACCACTAGAAATGATAGCTATTTTTGGGGAATTAGATTTTTTGCTTGGTGTAAGGCTTCATTCTCTGATTTTTTCACTTATTCAGGGGATACCATTTGTGGCTATTAGCTATGACCCCAAAGTTGACAGTCTTTTAAAGAGCTTGAGAATAACTGCTGGTATGGATATTAATAAACTTAATGGAGATACCCTCAAACGGGTCTGCCAGACTGTTTTGTCCAATACTGAACAATTTAACCTTGTTATAGAGGGACAGCTTGTTCGGTTACGTAAAAAGGCTTTATGGAATACAGAGTTTGCCCTTGGCCTACTGGGGGATGATTCTATTGACAGATCATAA
- a CDS encoding WecB/TagA/CpsF family glycosyltransferase: protein MILLTDHKIEILGVQIDQIKMETAVKRVDKYINAHDNKRYMIVTPNAEMIVMAYDNPGFADILNRADLSVPDGAGVVLASHILTLPLEERVAGFDLMGKLLKLAQERDYRVFFLGGKDSVLEKALSKIKNNFPGLKIAGSHHGYLDPALTFWLIEEINGLDVDILFVGMGVPLQERFLNDNLANLKVKVAMTVGGSFDVLADEVKRAPRWMQTLGLEWLFRLIQEPSRIGRMMALPRFVLLVFKEYLLAKVRR from the coding sequence ATGATTCTATTGACAGATCATAAAATTGAAATTTTGGGTGTCCAGATAGATCAAATAAAGATGGAAACAGCAGTAAAAAGAGTAGATAAATACATTAATGCTCATGATAATAAAAGATATATGATTGTGACCCCTAATGCAGAGATGATTGTTATGGCCTATGATAACCCAGGCTTTGCTGATATATTAAACAGGGCAGATTTAAGTGTTCCAGATGGTGCTGGTGTTGTGCTGGCTTCACATATCCTTACTCTCCCCCTGGAAGAAAGGGTAGCAGGTTTTGACTTGATGGGTAAATTACTGAAACTGGCCCAGGAAAGAGATTACCGGGTTTTTTTTCTGGGAGGCAAGGACTCTGTTCTGGAAAAGGCCCTGAGTAAGATAAAAAACAATTTTCCAGGTTTAAAGATAGCGGGTTCTCACCATGGTTATCTGGACCCTGCTTTAACTTTCTGGCTGATAGAGGAGATCAATGGTCTTGATGTTGATATATTATTTGTCGGGATGGGTGTTCCTTTACAGGAGAGATTTCTTAATGATAATCTAGCTAATTTAAAGGTAAAGGTTGCGATGACAGTAGGTGGTTCTTTTGATGTACTAGCTGATGAGGTAAAAAGGGCTCCTCGGTGGATGCAGACGCTGGGTCTGGAATGGTTATTTCGGCTCATCCAGGAACCTTCCCGAATCGGGAGAATGATGGCTTTGCCCAGGTTTGTATTACTGGTCTTTAAAGAATATTTGCTGGCCAAGGTCAGGAGGTAA
- a CDS encoding YitT family protein — MKKKKKIKRLLFDILGITVGSALAALSLVIFLIPNRIAAGGISGLATIIYYLTEFPVGILTLVLNIPLFIAVIKVLGLSFGIRTIYGMITFAVFIDLFQPVVPVLTHDLLLATIYGGIVGGLGLGIVFNSRGTTGGTDMAAKLINHYTGLSVGESIFLADGIVVLLAGIFFNAEVALYAAIAIFIHSKVIDLVQEGLRFSKAVFIISTNPEAIKDEVMSELDRGVTILNGYGGYTGDEKDVLFCIISRTEVAKLKRVVSKIDRKAFVIITNVHEVLGEGFKEIS; from the coding sequence ATGAAGAAAAAGAAAAAGATAAAACGTCTTTTATTTGATATTCTTGGTATAACAGTAGGTTCAGCCCTGGCGGCATTATCTCTGGTTATATTTTTAATCCCTAATCGTATTGCTGCTGGTGGTATAAGTGGACTGGCAACTATAATCTATTACCTGACTGAATTTCCTGTTGGTATACTGACTTTAGTCTTGAATATACCGCTGTTTATTGCTGTAATTAAGGTTCTGGGCTTATCTTTTGGCATCAGAACTATTTATGGTATGATTACTTTTGCTGTTTTTATAGATCTGTTTCAACCAGTAGTACCTGTTTTGACCCATGACCTTTTGCTGGCTACTATTTACGGTGGGATAGTTGGTGGTCTAGGACTGGGTATTGTCTTTAATTCCAGGGGTACAACCGGAGGAACAGATATGGCTGCCAAATTAATTAACCACTATACTGGTTTGAGTGTGGGAGAAAGTATTTTCCTGGCAGACGGTATTGTTGTTTTACTGGCCGGTATATTCTTTAATGCTGAGGTGGCACTATATGCAGCAATTGCTATTTTTATACACAGCAAAGTAATAGACCTGGTACAGGAAGGGTTGCGCTTTAGTAAAGCTGTTTTCATTATCTCTACAAATCCAGAGGCAATCAAGGATGAGGTAATGTCCGAACTGGACCGGGGTGTTACTATTTTAAATGGTTATGGTGGCTATACTGGTGATGAAAAAGATGTCCTTTTCTGTATTATCTCCCGTACTGAGGTCGCCAAACTTAAGAGGGTGGTATCCAAAATTGATAGGAAGGCCTTTGTTATTATAACAAATGTCCATGAGGTACTTGGTGAAGGATTTAAAGAGATATCTTAA
- a CDS encoding ATP-binding cassette domain-containing protein produces MLIFNQVSKNGICDLSFYIRSGEFAYIYYQESRDIETLFNLIMGNARPDDGVIRWLNNDSLIKPFPIEKRVVYQENILLPDRTVIENMRYIMQIRGFSSKYINNRARRVLNILELDKLFDKKPGELMKHQLIRANIAQAILDFPTVVIVENPTIMLDDVNAQGIIHLLKGINSLSLTIIFLSSDQRLIPGDGVKVIGPVLTSKQNREKGSYA; encoded by the coding sequence ATGCTGATCTTTAATCAGGTAAGTAAGAATGGCATTTGTGATTTATCATTTTATATTAGGAGTGGTGAGTTTGCTTATATTTATTACCAGGAAAGTAGAGATATAGAGACATTATTTAATTTAATAATGGGTAATGCCAGGCCTGATGATGGTGTTATTAGATGGTTGAATAATGATAGTTTGATCAAACCCTTTCCCATTGAAAAAAGGGTTGTCTATCAGGAGAATATACTACTGCCAGATAGAACAGTTATAGAAAACATGAGGTATATTATGCAGATCAGGGGGTTTAGTAGTAAATATATAAACAATCGGGCTAGAAGGGTATTAAATATACTTGAGCTTGATAAGCTGTTTGATAAGAAACCTGGGGAGTTAATGAAACATCAATTAATCCGGGCAAATATTGCCCAGGCAATACTTGATTTCCCAACAGTGGTGATAGTAGAGAACCCAACTATTATGCTTGATGATGTAAATGCCCAGGGTATTATCCATCTCTTAAAAGGGATAAACAGCCTATCATTGACAATTATCTTTCTCAGCTCTGACCAGCGGCTTATACCTGGTGATGGTGTTAAGGTAATAGGCCCGGTTTTGACCAGTAAACAAAACAGGGAGAAGGGGTCATATGCCTAA
- a CDS encoding S41 family peptidase — MMKKIRLVLLVVLMFLVVNTYIIGVEVQGEELPADSPLRDFQEILYLINYYHVDEMDLEKTINGAIEGMVDSLDPFSEYLSPEEYKEMQIEFEGEFGGIGIVVNPDLTIVSPIKGTPGDRADLRPEDSIIAIDGRSTEDMTQQKAVNLMRGEPGTTVDLTIERKDLEQPIEVHIVRELIEIPYVETKMIGDDIAYIFIAEFVKDVGQKVNEAVKEFEAQGARALILDLRSDPGGLFTEAVDVASSFISSGKVVSIKQRFTEDDIYGVNTSFRHTDLPLVVLINEGSASASEIVAGAIQDYQRGIIMGKTSFGKGTVQSIFPMENGSALKMTTGRYYTPDGRFIHEAGIQPDQEVDFDREYDGDNQLDAAVEYIEETYLNNNFKKAG; from the coding sequence ATGATGAAAAAGATTAGATTAGTTTTGCTTGTTGTGTTGATGTTTTTGGTGGTTAATACTTATATTATAGGGGTTGAAGTTCAGGGGGAAGAGCTACCAGCTGATTCTCCATTGAGAGACTTTCAAGAAATACTTTATTTGATAAATTATTACCATGTAGATGAGATGGACTTAGAAAAGACGATTAATGGGGCTATTGAAGGAATGGTTGATAGTCTTGACCCTTTTTCTGAGTATTTAAGCCCTGAGGAATATAAGGAGATGCAGATAGAATTTGAAGGTGAATTTGGGGGAATAGGGATTGTTGTTAACCCGGATTTAACGATTGTTTCACCTATTAAAGGTACCCCTGGTGATCGGGCTGATTTGCGGCCGGAAGATAGTATTATAGCTATTGATGGACGTTCAACAGAGGACATGACCCAGCAAAAAGCAGTAAATTTGATGAGGGGGGAACCTGGTACTACTGTTGATCTGACCATAGAGAGGAAAGACCTTGAACAGCCAATAGAGGTTCATATAGTACGTGAATTAATAGAAATACCTTATGTTGAGACAAAGATGATAGGTGATGATATAGCTTATATCTTTATTGCTGAGTTTGTCAAGGATGTTGGCCAAAAGGTTAATGAAGCTGTCAAGGAGTTTGAGGCACAGGGTGCCAGGGCTCTTATCCTTGATTTAAGGAGTGATCCAGGTGGGTTATTTACTGAAGCGGTAGATGTGGCCAGTAGTTTTATTTCTAGCGGTAAAGTTGTTTCCATAAAACAGAGGTTTACTGAAGATGATATCTATGGGGTGAATACCTCTTTTAGACACACTGATCTTCCACTGGTAGTACTAATTAATGAGGGTAGTGCTAGTGCTTCAGAGATTGTGGCTGGTGCTATACAGGATTACCAGCGTGGAATAATAATGGGTAAGACGAGTTTTGGTAAGGGGACTGTGCAGTCAATATTCCCAATGGAAAATGGTTCAGCCCTGAAAATGACTACAGGAAGGTATTATACCCCTGATGGCAGATTTATACATGAAGCTGGTATTCAACCTGATCAAGAGGTTGACTTTGACCGGGAATATGATGGTGATAATCAACTTGATGCAGCTGTAGAATATATTGAAGAGACTTATTTAAACAATAATTTTAAAAAGGCTGGTTGA